In Stieleria varia, one genomic interval encodes:
- a CDS encoding type Z 30S ribosomal protein S14, whose amino-acid sequence MASKSKIAKANRKPKFSSRQENRCKFCGRPRSVYRKFGLCRICFRQNADLGLIPGVRKASW is encoded by the coding sequence GTGGCAAGTAAATCGAAAATCGCCAAGGCAAACCGGAAGCCGAAGTTTAGCAGTCGTCAGGAGAACCGTTGCAAGTTCTGCGGACGTCCGCGATCGGTGTATCGCAAATTTGGCCTTTGCCGAATCTGTTTCCGTCAAAACGCGGACTTGGGGTTGATCCCCGGTGTCCGTAAGGCCAGTTGGTGA
- the rplX gene encoding 50S ribosomal protein L24, with protein sequence MLLRVNDEVIVIAGASKGHRGKVLKIDRKKNKVVVEGAALVKKHVRRSQKNPQGGRLSKEMPISASNVMLIDPKTNQPTRVGARYLADGSKERFAKKTGNSLGTIAPARETYAQK encoded by the coding sequence ATGCTCCTCCGCGTCAACGACGAAGTCATCGTGATTGCCGGTGCCAGTAAAGGCCACCGAGGCAAAGTGCTGAAGATCGACCGCAAGAAGAACAAAGTGGTCGTCGAAGGTGCCGCGTTGGTCAAGAAGCACGTGCGTCGAAGCCAAAAGAATCCGCAAGGCGGACGTTTGAGCAAAGAGATGCCGATCAGCGCCAGCAATGTGATGTTGATCGATCCCAAGACCAACCAGCCCACCCGCGTCGGTGCTCGGTACTTGGCCGATGGCAGCAAAGAACGTTTTGCTAAGAAGACCGGCAACAGCTTGGGCACCATTGCTCCGGCACGCGAAACGTACGCACAGAAGTAA
- the rpsC gene encoding 30S ribosomal protein S3, translating to MGQKVNPIAFRTGVTRGWTSRWYASKQDFADLLVEDRKLRNFITNHPKKTQYKSAGIDRIEIERTRDEVRVMMYVARPGLIIGKKGQEIEILQAELQNLIGRRINLKVEEVGRPELQAQLVAEDIGQQLQKRSSFRRTMKRSLEQTMDAGAKGIKIQLAGRLGGAEMARREKQSMGSIPLSTLQAKIDYGRTEAMTPQGHIGIQVWINQGTYGDDADGSDAQTGQASKKPKRAHKR from the coding sequence ATGGGCCAAAAAGTAAATCCGATCGCATTTCGAACCGGCGTCACCCGTGGCTGGACGAGCCGTTGGTACGCGTCGAAGCAGGATTTTGCGGACCTGTTGGTCGAAGATCGCAAGCTGCGAAACTTCATCACCAACCACCCGAAAAAGACACAGTACAAAAGTGCCGGAATCGACCGGATCGAGATCGAGCGTACCCGCGACGAAGTTCGCGTCATGATGTATGTCGCTCGCCCCGGTTTGATCATTGGCAAGAAGGGACAAGAGATCGAGATTCTGCAAGCAGAATTGCAGAACTTGATCGGACGACGGATCAACTTGAAGGTCGAGGAAGTCGGCCGGCCTGAGTTGCAGGCTCAGTTGGTCGCAGAAGACATCGGACAGCAGTTGCAAAAACGATCGAGTTTTCGTCGGACGATGAAACGATCGTTGGAGCAGACGATGGACGCCGGAGCCAAAGGGATCAAGATCCAGTTGGCCGGGCGATTGGGCGGTGCCGAAATGGCTCGCCGCGAAAAACAAAGCATGGGCTCGATTCCATTGAGCACGTTGCAAGCGAAGATTGATTACGGAAGGACCGAAGCGATGACGCCACAGGGGCACATCGGGATTCAGGTCTGGATAAACCAAGGTACTTACGGAGACGACGCCGATGGCTCTGATGCCCAAACGGGTCAAGCATCGAAAAAGCCAAAGAGGGCGCATAAAAGGTAG
- a CDS encoding adenylate kinase, which translates to MRIVFIGPPGSGKGTQCQRLLARYPLAHISTGEMLRNTPTDTELGLWIAELIALGNLAPDDLVMSIVRRRLEEDDCQSGCLFDGVPRTLTQAKMLDELLAESEEHIDLVLSLQVETHEILRRLTARAVIEGRRDDNTAAIEARLDLFYQRTLPTLDYYRQSGIVREIDGMRDPDEVFVSIVDAISTSAG; encoded by the coding sequence ATGCGGATCGTTTTCATCGGACCGCCGGGATCAGGCAAGGGGACGCAGTGTCAGCGGTTACTCGCACGTTACCCGCTGGCTCACATCTCAACAGGCGAAATGCTCCGCAATACGCCCACGGACACCGAGTTGGGCCTGTGGATCGCGGAGTTGATTGCGTTGGGGAACTTGGCGCCCGATGACTTGGTCATGTCGATTGTCCGACGGCGACTTGAGGAGGACGACTGCCAATCTGGTTGTTTATTCGACGGCGTCCCGCGAACGCTGACGCAAGCCAAGATGCTCGACGAGTTGTTGGCCGAGTCCGAGGAACATATTGACTTGGTTTTGTCCCTGCAGGTTGAAACGCACGAGATCTTGCGTCGATTGACCGCCAGAGCGGTCATCGAAGGCCGTCGTGACGACAACACCGCCGCCATTGAGGCTCGTTTGGACCTTTTCTATCAGCGGACGCTGCCCACCCTGGACTACTATCGACAGAGCGGAATCGTCCGTGAAATTGATGGAATGCGTGACCCTGATGAGGTTTTTGTCAGCATTGTCGACGCCATCTCAACGTCGGCCGGCTGA
- the secY gene encoding preprotein translocase subunit SecY, with product MYEKLRIIFSIPELRKKVMLTLGLLAIYRIGFHIPLPMIATDLGASAGGGGAADFLEKVSLFAASDLRQATIFGLGIMPYISASIIIQLLGTVYKPLEELKKEGEAGRKKINEYTRYLTVAICIIQSWMYLKFMLMAGGPSGYGLINANFLNASGESLYFGWQIVAVMVMTCGTVFLMWLGEQIDEHGIGNGISLLIMAGILAQMPKALYELVRNMKTELTGLSRGQVGIETLILLAILFIAVVVGVVFITLGQRKIPTQSAKFTRGRRVYGGSRQNLPLRINQAGVMPIIFASSLLMIPSVFFGFMAGQFDTEGSMFKGLNLISLTMGDQTSYFFNLLYVMLIFFFCYFWTAITFNPKEISDNLRDSGTFIPGYRPGKRTTDYIEKVMVRITYVGAGFLALVAIVPTIIYGSLGVPYSIAGFYGGTGLLIAVSVAFDLVQKIDSHLVMRNYRGLLEGAGGGVTPVV from the coding sequence ATGTACGAAAAACTGCGAATCATTTTCTCGATTCCGGAACTCCGCAAAAAGGTCATGCTGACCTTGGGTTTGCTGGCGATCTATCGAATCGGGTTCCACATCCCCCTGCCGATGATCGCGACCGATTTGGGCGCGTCAGCCGGTGGCGGCGGCGCTGCGGACTTCCTGGAAAAGGTCAGCTTGTTTGCCGCGAGCGATTTGCGTCAGGCAACCATCTTTGGTCTCGGGATCATGCCTTACATTTCGGCATCGATCATCATCCAGTTGCTCGGAACGGTCTACAAACCGTTGGAGGAACTGAAGAAGGAAGGCGAGGCCGGCCGTAAGAAGATCAACGAATACACTCGATACCTGACCGTCGCGATCTGTATCATCCAGAGCTGGATGTACCTCAAGTTCATGTTGATGGCCGGCGGTCCCAGTGGCTACGGATTGATCAATGCAAACTTCTTGAACGCCTCCGGGGAATCGCTGTATTTCGGTTGGCAGATCGTTGCAGTGATGGTGATGACCTGCGGAACGGTGTTCCTGATGTGGTTGGGCGAGCAGATCGATGAACACGGGATCGGAAACGGGATCAGCCTGCTGATCATGGCGGGGATCTTGGCCCAAATGCCCAAGGCCCTGTATGAGCTGGTTCGAAACATGAAGACCGAACTGACGGGCTTGAGCCGCGGTCAGGTCGGCATTGAAACGTTGATTCTGTTGGCGATCCTGTTCATCGCGGTCGTCGTCGGTGTGGTGTTCATCACCTTAGGACAGCGAAAGATTCCGACGCAGTCGGCCAAGTTCACTCGTGGTCGCCGTGTCTACGGCGGCTCGCGTCAAAACTTGCCTCTGCGAATCAACCAAGCCGGCGTGATGCCGATCATTTTCGCCAGCAGCTTGTTGATGATCCCGAGCGTGTTCTTTGGGTTCATGGCCGGACAGTTTGATACCGAAGGCAGCATGTTCAAGGGACTGAACTTGATCAGTCTCACGATGGGCGATCAGACTTCGTACTTCTTTAATCTCTTGTACGTCATGCTGATTTTCTTCTTCTGTTATTTCTGGACGGCGATCACGTTCAATCCCAAGGAAATCTCGGACAACCTTCGCGACAGCGGCACGTTCATTCCTGGATACCGTCCGGGCAAGCGGACCACGGACTACATCGAAAAGGTGATGGTTCGTATCACCTATGTCGGTGCAGGATTCCTTGCCTTGGTTGCGATCGTTCCGACGATCATCTACGGATCGCTGGGTGTGCCCTACTCGATCGCCGGTTTCTATGGCGGTACGGGTTTGTTGATCGCAGTCAGTGTCGCCTTTGACTTGGTCCAAAAGATCGACAGCCACTTGGTCATGCGGAACTACCGCGGACTGCTGGAAGGTGCTGGCGGCGGCGTGACCCCAGTCGTTTGA
- the rpsE gene encoding 30S ribosomal protein S5, with protein MSNARDSNQRRKRDSKPKEEGLADGLLDRVVKIKRCAAVVKGGRRFSFAAMVVVGDGRGRVGWGYGKANEVPPSVQKAQKQASRSMIAVPLVQGTIPHQVWGSFGAAKVLLIPAGAGTGIIAGQAVRAVCEACGIHDILTKSYGTNNPVTLVKATVEALTKLRTREETAALRGLTVEELTA; from the coding sequence ATTAGTAACGCAAGAGATTCAAATCAACGCCGCAAACGTGACAGCAAGCCAAAGGAAGAGGGCTTGGCCGATGGTTTGCTCGATCGCGTGGTGAAGATCAAACGCTGTGCCGCTGTGGTCAAAGGCGGTCGCCGATTCAGCTTTGCCGCCATGGTCGTCGTCGGCGACGGTCGTGGTCGTGTGGGCTGGGGTTATGGCAAGGCCAACGAAGTGCCCCCAAGCGTGCAAAAGGCTCAGAAACAAGCCAGTCGCAGCATGATCGCCGTCCCTTTGGTTCAGGGAACCATCCCTCACCAAGTCTGGGGCAGCTTTGGCGCCGCCAAGGTGTTGCTGATCCCCGCCGGCGCAGGTACCGGTATTATCGCCGGCCAAGCTGTGCGTGCGGTCTGCGAAGCCTGTGGGATTCACGACATTTTGACCAAGTCGTACGGGACCAACAATCCTGTCACGCTGGTCAAAGCGACGGTGGAAGCACTGACGAAGTTGCGAACTCGCGAAGAAACAGCCGCATTGCGTGGATTGACGGTCGAAGAACTGACCGCCTGA
- the rplO gene encoding 50S ribosomal protein L15, whose product MNLNDVHRGIQKFRKRKRIGRGPGSGHGKTSGRGHKGHKSRSGYSRKPSFQGGAMPMFRRIPKRGFNNRWAVTVFAVNIGKLNDHFDDGADVTLESMAAKDVAKGSFDEVKVLGDGELTKKLNVHAHRFSKSAEEKILAAGGTVNKLVAKRTPAERVASLKAEK is encoded by the coding sequence ATGAATTTGAACGACGTCCATCGCGGGATTCAGAAGTTCCGCAAACGCAAACGAATCGGTCGTGGTCCCGGTAGCGGACACGGCAAGACATCCGGTCGTGGACATAAGGGTCACAAGAGCCGCAGCGGTTACTCGCGTAAACCGAGTTTCCAAGGCGGTGCCATGCCCATGTTCCGCCGCATCCCTAAGCGTGGTTTCAACAACCGTTGGGCTGTCACTGTCTTTGCTGTTAATATCGGCAAGCTGAACGATCACTTCGACGACGGCGCAGACGTGACCTTGGAGTCGATGGCGGCCAAGGACGTTGCCAAAGGCAGCTTTGACGAGGTCAAGGTGCTCGGTGACGGCGAGTTGACCAAGAAGCTCAACGTGCACGCACATCGCTTCAGCAAATCGGCCGAGGAAAAAATCCTCGCCGCAGGCGGTACCGTCAACAAACTGGTTGCCAAACGCACGCCGGCAGAACGCGTTGCCTCGCTAAAGGCTGAAAAGTAA
- the rplP gene encoding 50S ribosomal protein L16, whose amino-acid sequence MALMPKRVKHRKSQRGRIKGSATRGNTVVFGDFGIQSLDAGWIKATTIEAGRIAAQQYVRGEGKLYIRIFPDKSVTSTPLETRMGKGKGEPDFWAAVVKPGTILYELGGVTEQQAKVCFARLASKLPVKVRFVHRRTM is encoded by the coding sequence ATGGCTCTGATGCCCAAACGGGTCAAGCATCGAAAAAGCCAAAGAGGGCGCATAAAAGGTAGTGCGACTCGAGGCAACACGGTCGTCTTTGGCGATTTTGGCATCCAGTCCCTAGATGCGGGATGGATCAAAGCCACGACGATCGAAGCAGGACGGATTGCGGCTCAGCAATACGTTCGCGGTGAAGGCAAGCTGTACATTCGAATCTTTCCCGACAAGTCGGTGACCAGCACCCCGCTGGAAACACGGATGGGTAAAGGTAAGGGTGAGCCTGACTTCTGGGCCGCGGTCGTTAAGCCAGGAACGATCCTGTACGAACTCGGTGGTGTGACGGAACAACAAGCAAAGGTTTGTTTTGCCCGATTGGCAAGCAAGCTGCCGGTGAAGGTGCGTTTCGTGCATCGCCGGACCATGTGA
- the rpsS gene encoding 30S ribosomal protein S19, whose product MSRSSKKGPYVDPKLFFKVQKQAESGKPEPIKTWARACTIVPEFVNLTFMVHDGRKHVPVKVTEDMVGHKLGEFAPTRTFKGHGGKKK is encoded by the coding sequence ATGAGCCGAAGTAGCAAGAAGGGACCTTACGTCGACCCGAAGTTGTTTTTCAAAGTGCAAAAACAAGCCGAGTCGGGTAAGCCAGAGCCGATCAAAACCTGGGCACGTGCTTGCACCATTGTTCCCGAGTTCGTGAACCTGACGTTCATGGTGCACGACGGACGCAAGCACGTTCCGGTGAAGGTCACCGAGGACATGGTCGGCCACAAGCTGGGTGAATTTGCTCCGACGCGGACGTTCAAGGGCCACGGCGGCAAGAAGAAGTAG
- the rplV gene encoding 50S ribosomal protein L22: MAQFTARYKGAHISARKVRLLANLVRGMYADEALDALKYQPQRGARMLEKVIQSAVGNAQDPDQNEGVSRRAEELVLTDVRIDGGPMFKRMRPRSRGSAFMIKKRSSHITVGLTPIEEI; the protein is encoded by the coding sequence ATGGCACAATTCACCGCACGATATAAAGGGGCTCACATCAGCGCACGTAAAGTGCGTCTGCTGGCGAACCTGGTTCGCGGAATGTATGCGGACGAAGCTTTGGACGCGTTGAAGTATCAGCCCCAGCGTGGCGCTCGGATGCTGGAAAAAGTCATCCAAAGTGCAGTCGGAAATGCTCAGGACCCCGATCAAAATGAAGGCGTCTCGCGCCGAGCCGAAGAACTGGTGTTGACGGACGTTCGCATCGACGGCGGGCCGATGTTCAAGCGGATGCGTCCTCGCTCACGCGGAAGCGCATTCATGATCAAGAAACGCAGCAGCCACATCACGGTGGGGCTGACGCCGATCGAAGAGATCTAA
- the rplB gene encoding 50S ribosomal protein L2, which produces MGIRIYKPTSAGRRNASVSDFAELTPGYDVEKSLLRPKRKTGGRNNQGKITARHRGGGHKQMYRVMDFRRVKDGVQATVDSIQYDPNRSARIALLKYADGTKSYVVAPMGVKAGDKLMNGPDAPPTVGNCLPMKNIPLGTEVCCIEMRIGGGAVLCRSAGTRATLMAREADWAQLQLPSGEVRRVPSVCRATVGQVGNSEHMNVRLGKAGRARWLGRRPHVRGTAMNPIDHPHGGGEGRTKGGRHPVSPQGKSAKGGATRQKRKPSNSSIVRRRKSKRYGQLKLHK; this is translated from the coding sequence ATGGGTATTCGAATTTACAAGCCGACCAGCGCCGGACGCAGAAATGCATCCGTTAGCGATTTCGCTGAGCTGACGCCAGGCTACGACGTCGAAAAGTCGCTGTTGCGTCCCAAACGCAAGACTGGCGGCCGGAACAATCAAGGGAAGATCACCGCGCGGCACCGCGGCGGCGGTCACAAGCAGATGTACCGCGTGATGGATTTCCGTCGCGTCAAAGATGGGGTGCAGGCCACGGTCGATTCGATCCAGTACGACCCCAATCGCTCGGCTCGCATCGCATTGTTGAAGTATGCGGACGGCACCAAGAGCTATGTCGTTGCCCCGATGGGCGTCAAGGCAGGCGACAAACTGATGAACGGTCCGGATGCACCTCCGACCGTCGGTAACTGCTTGCCAATGAAAAACATCCCGTTGGGCACAGAAGTGTGCTGCATCGAAATGCGAATCGGTGGAGGAGCTGTGCTGTGTCGTTCAGCCGGAACGCGTGCGACATTGATGGCACGCGAAGCCGATTGGGCTCAGTTGCAGTTGCCCAGCGGCGAAGTCCGCCGAGTTCCGAGTGTCTGCCGGGCAACGGTTGGCCAAGTCGGAAACAGTGAACACATGAACGTTCGCCTGGGTAAAGCCGGGCGGGCAAGATGGTTGGGTCGCCGTCCACATGTTCGTGGTACCGCGATGAACCCGATCGACCACCCGCACGGTGGTGGTGAGGGTCGGACCAAGGGCGGTCGTCACCCGGTCAGCCCGCAGGGCAAGAGCGCCAAGGGTGGAGCGACACGCCAGAAGCGAAAACCAAGCAACAGCTCGATCGTTCGCCGCCGCAAGAGCAAGCGGTACGGTCAACTGAAGCTGCACAAGTAA
- the rpsQ gene encoding 30S ribosomal protein S17, with amino-acid sequence MPKRVVSGIVTSDKMDKTRRVEINRSVKHPKYKKYVKRRTVCHVHDENNESGTGDLVEIIESQPLSKLKRWSLVRVIEKSTAVDVAALRAARKVAEEAEAAGVGVTQSEESDS; translated from the coding sequence ATGCCAAAACGTGTTGTTTCAGGGATCGTGACCAGCGACAAGATGGATAAAACCCGTCGTGTCGAAATCAACCGCTCGGTCAAGCACCCGAAGTACAAGAAATACGTCAAACGCCGCACCGTCTGTCACGTCCATGACGAGAACAATGAGTCCGGCACAGGCGATTTGGTTGAGATCATCGAGTCGCAACCGTTGAGCAAGCTGAAGCGTTGGAGCCTCGTTCGAGTGATCGAAAAGAGCACCGCCGTGGACGTCGCCGCTCTGCGTGCTGCTCGCAAGGTCGCCGAAGAAGCAGAAGCCGCGGGTGTCGGTGTGACACAGTCGGAAGAGTCGGACTCCTAA
- the rplF gene encoding 50S ribosomal protein L6, translating into MSRVGKKPIPIPSGVTVSVNDRLVVVEGSKGKLDYQHRPEVTVAVEDGQVVVARGGDDRTRREVHGLTRALIANMIEGVTNGYERKLEIVGVGYLAAIAGDTLQLRVGFANELHQKIPTGLTVTCPDQTHVVVQGCDKQLVTQFAAEVRSLRKPEPYKGKGIRYQGEQIKLKAGKAASK; encoded by the coding sequence ATGAGCCGAGTTGGAAAAAAACCGATTCCGATCCCCAGCGGTGTGACCGTCAGCGTCAACGATCGCTTGGTCGTCGTCGAAGGCAGCAAGGGCAAGCTGGATTACCAGCATCGCCCCGAAGTAACGGTCGCTGTGGAAGACGGTCAAGTCGTCGTCGCCCGTGGTGGGGACGATCGAACGCGACGTGAAGTCCATGGACTGACTCGCGCACTGATCGCTAACATGATCGAAGGCGTGACCAACGGTTACGAACGCAAACTGGAAATCGTCGGTGTGGGTTATCTGGCAGCCATCGCCGGTGACACCCTGCAGCTGCGTGTCGGCTTTGCGAACGAACTGCACCAAAAAATTCCGACCGGTTTGACCGTCACCTGCCCCGACCAAACCCACGTGGTGGTTCAAGGCTGTGACAAGCAACTGGTCACTCAGTTCGCTGCGGAAGTCCGCTCGCTGAGAAAGCCTGAGCCGTACAAGGGCAAGGGAATTCGCTACCAAGGCGAACAGATCAAGCTGAAGGCTGGTAAGGCCGCGTCGAAATAA
- the rplD gene encoding 50S ribosomal protein L4, which yields MATLPVFSETGEEVGTYEIDTDAIVDRVSKQLLHDAVVMYQANMRMGTHYARTRSEVSGTNKKLYRQKGTGHARAGGKRSVVRRGGGVAKTIKPRDYSYRLPKKALRQATKMAIRSRIDDGELMVIDTLAFDTPKTSRMASVLKALGLEGTTTLVAVADQDPAVFKSGRNIPGVDVQPVRQLNALSVLKPNRVLVTKGALDKIKDGSFAANGAEA from the coding sequence ATGGCGACATTACCAGTATTTAGCGAGACCGGCGAAGAAGTCGGGACCTACGAAATCGATACCGACGCAATCGTCGATCGAGTGAGCAAACAGTTGCTGCATGACGCAGTGGTGATGTACCAGGCTAACATGCGAATGGGCACGCACTACGCACGTACGCGTAGCGAAGTCAGCGGAACCAACAAGAAATTGTATCGCCAAAAAGGTACCGGTCACGCACGTGCCGGTGGTAAGCGATCGGTCGTCCGTCGTGGCGGTGGTGTTGCCAAGACGATTAAGCCTCGTGACTACAGCTATCGGTTGCCCAAAAAGGCGTTGCGTCAAGCGACGAAGATGGCGATTCGTTCGCGAATCGATGATGGCGAACTGATGGTAATTGACACTTTGGCGTTCGATACGCCAAAGACGTCCCGCATGGCTTCGGTCCTGAAGGCTCTTGGGCTGGAAGGCACGACCACGTTGGTTGCCGTGGCCGACCAAGACCCGGCAGTATTCAAAAGCGGGCGAAATATCCCTGGAGTGGATGTCCAGCCTGTTCGGCAGCTCAACGCATTGTCGGTGTTAAAGCCCAATCGTGTGTTGGTAACCAAGGGTGCGTTGGACAAGATCAAGGACGGATCGTTCGCGGCAAACGGCGCGGAAGCCTGA
- the rpsH gene encoding 30S ribosomal protein S8 — protein MMTDPIADMLTRIRNAVRVERTFVDVPASRVKRGIADVLKREGFIWDWQEVEAEPVAHLRLELKYGSNGERVIQTIRRMSKPGRRLYTRSKELKPVLGGLGISIISSSKGVISDREARRDNVGGEVLCEVS, from the coding sequence ATGATGACAGACCCCATTGCCGACATGCTCACCCGCATCCGTAACGCCGTTCGCGTCGAGCGAACGTTCGTGGATGTCCCCGCCAGCCGCGTCAAGCGAGGAATCGCCGACGTGCTCAAACGCGAGGGATTCATTTGGGATTGGCAGGAAGTAGAGGCCGAACCGGTCGCTCACCTTCGTTTGGAACTTAAATACGGTTCCAACGGTGAACGCGTGATCCAAACGATCCGCCGAATGAGCAAACCCGGACGTCGGTTGTATACCCGATCAAAAGAATTGAAGCCGGTCCTGGGTGGACTGGGCATTAGCATCATCAGCTCCAGCAAAGGCGTGATCAGCGACCGCGAGGCGCGACGCGACAATGTTGGTGGTGAAGTTTTGTGCGAGGTCTCCTGA
- the rplR gene encoding 50S ribosomal protein L18 — protein MDKNKKLQKQRKRRSNHVRNSLKGTDGHPRLCVQRSLKHFAAQLVDDSKGHTVVSASTHSKDVKSAVSQGGNCDAAAAVGKAIAEKAIAAGITQVKMDRGHNRYHGRVKAFADAAREAGLQF, from the coding sequence ATGGACAAGAACAAGAAACTACAGAAACAGCGCAAGCGACGGAGCAATCACGTTCGCAATTCGCTCAAAGGCACCGATGGGCACCCACGCCTATGTGTCCAGCGGTCGCTGAAACATTTTGCCGCTCAGTTGGTCGACGACAGCAAAGGCCACACCGTGGTCAGTGCCAGCACGCACAGCAAAGACGTCAAGTCGGCCGTCAGTCAAGGCGGAAACTGTGATGCCGCCGCTGCCGTCGGCAAAGCGATCGCAGAGAAAGCGATCGCAGCCGGAATCACGCAAGTGAAGATGGACCGCGGACACAATCGCTACCACGGACGAGTCAAAGCGTTCGCAGATGCGGCTCGTGAAGCCGGTTTGCAGTTTTGA
- the rplW gene encoding 50S ribosomal protein L23: MAHIQPPKKPETKIQLEPHQVLLRPLVTEKGVHRATRHNQYAFEVHRDATKDEIKAAVEELFSVKVAKVRTQNRKGKFRRYRFRIGRTSDWKRAIVQLQSDHRIDFF; the protein is encoded by the coding sequence ATGGCACACATCCAGCCTCCCAAGAAACCCGAAACGAAAATCCAGTTGGAGCCGCATCAAGTATTGTTGCGCCCGCTGGTGACCGAAAAGGGTGTGCACCGAGCGACTCGGCATAACCAGTACGCGTTCGAGGTTCATCGCGACGCGACCAAAGATGAAATCAAAGCTGCAGTAGAAGAGTTGTTTAGCGTCAAGGTCGCAAAGGTCCGGACGCAGAATCGTAAAGGAAAGTTTCGTCGTTATCGTTTCCGCATCGGACGCACGTCGGATTGGAAGCGGGCGATTGTCCAGCTTCAGTCCGATCACCGTATTGACTTCTTCTAA
- the rplE gene encoding 50S ribosomal protein L5 — MTNKPRLQVAYEDTIRKAMVEKYGYTNPHQVPALTKITLNMGVGAAIGDKKILDLAYDAMTQIAGQKPVYTLARKSIAGFRLREGMPIGCMVTLRRQHMYEFLDRLVAVVLPRVRDFRGISRKAFDGNGNYTMGLTEQLVFPELNPDKFTRPQGMNITVVTTAKSNDEARDLLEMFGMPFKQLPKKENAA, encoded by the coding sequence ATGACCAACAAACCAAGACTTCAAGTGGCCTACGAGGATACCATTCGCAAAGCGATGGTGGAAAAGTACGGCTATACCAATCCGCATCAAGTCCCGGCGTTGACCAAGATCACGCTCAACATGGGTGTGGGGGCTGCGATCGGTGACAAAAAGATCCTGGATCTCGCCTACGACGCGATGACCCAGATCGCAGGTCAAAAGCCGGTCTACACGCTGGCTCGCAAGTCCATCGCAGGTTTCCGTCTGCGTGAAGGCATGCCGATCGGCTGCATGGTGACTCTGCGTCGCCAGCACATGTACGAATTCCTCGATCGTTTGGTGGCGGTCGTCCTTCCCCGAGTACGTGACTTTCGCGGTATCAGCCGCAAAGCGTTCGACGGGAACGGTAATTACACCATGGGATTGACCGAGCAGTTGGTTTTCCCGGAACTGAACCCCGACAAGTTCACTCGCCCTCAGGGCATGAACATCACGGTGGTCACGACGGCGAAGAGCAACGACGAAGCTCGTGATTTGTTGGAGATGTTTGGCATGCCCTTCAAACAACTCCCCAAGAAAGAGAATGCCGCCTGA
- the rpmC gene encoding 50S ribosomal protein L29 has product MTTNAELREMSDEQLQATANEAAQTLFRLRFQSQSERLNTPSDIRKNRRLIARIKTIQSERVHAAATK; this is encoded by the coding sequence ATGACCACCAATGCCGAACTGAGAGAAATGAGCGACGAGCAGTTGCAAGCGACCGCCAATGAAGCGGCGCAGACACTGTTTCGTTTGCGGTTTCAATCACAATCTGAGCGTTTGAACACGCCCAGTGATATCCGTAAAAACCGTCGACTCATCGCGAGGATCAAAACGATCCAAAGCGAACGAGTCCACGCGGCCGCCACCAAGTAG
- the rplN gene encoding 50S ribosomal protein L14, giving the protein MIQQESRLDVADNTGAREVMCIKVLGGSRRRFAGLGDIIVCSVKSVIPGSDIKKKAIVRAVIVRTKQPTRRPDGSYIKFDSNAVVIIDKDKSPRGTRIFGAVARELRDNSFMKIVSLANEVV; this is encoded by the coding sequence ATGATCCAACAAGAATCCCGTCTGGACGTTGCCGACAACACCGGTGCTCGAGAAGTGATGTGCATCAAGGTGCTCGGCGGTAGCCGTCGGCGTTTTGCCGGCCTGGGTGACATCATCGTGTGCAGCGTCAAAAGCGTGATCCCCGGCAGCGATATCAAAAAGAAAGCCATCGTGCGTGCGGTCATCGTTCGCACCAAGCAACCCACACGTCGGCCCGACGGCAGCTACATCAAGTTTGACAGCAACGCCGTCGTCATCATCGACAAAGACAAATCACCACGAGGCACTCGAATTTTCGGTGCCGTCGCTCGCGAGTTGCGAGACAACAGTTTCATGAAGATCGTCAGCTTGGCAAACGAAGTCGTCTGA